The Triticum aestivum cultivar Chinese Spring chromosome 3A, IWGSC CS RefSeq v2.1, whole genome shotgun sequence genome includes a region encoding these proteins:
- the LOC123060628 gene encoding uncharacterized protein isoform X1, with translation MKRACVCIRSVVVEKPEKNISLRSEGFAVDKLTGLSTPNNGVDPLTCGFCWYQEKEVPFNLQELYQWQRAFLDNDVVLHVCKMQRVKSAQEGILQAATNPILWDRAAAMATRKVGSCFGVWWAAASRPSSNLSYCRLQMLGAKLQQYFHLQQQTLVELTHVSIRHEALEFAEKVLTLRGHHGTCTCQKHQVQNFVACFHPMISQHDIKFQGTIGAHMLLPQNQFPIYFLFQSHEWDQCKQLASASTY, from the exons ATGAAGAGGGCATGTGTTTGTATTAG AAGTGTCGTAGTTGAGAAGCCTGAGAAGAATATATCACTTAG ATCAGAAGGTTTTGCAGTTGACAAGCTTACAGGTTTGAGCACCCCGAACAACGGGGTGGACCCTTTGACCTGTGGGTTCTGCTGGTACCAAGAGAAGGAGGTTCCTTTTAACCTGCAGGAGCTCTACCAATGGCAGCGTGCTTTCCTTGACAATGACGTGGTACTGCACGTATGCAAGATGCAGCGAGTGAAATCGGCGCAAGAGGGCATCTTGCAAGCAGCAACAAATCCTATATTATGGGACCGA GCAGCCGCGATGGCCACTAGAAAAGTTGGCTCTTGCTTTGGTGTTTGGTGGGCAGCCGCATCCCGCCCCTCCTCCAACCTGAGCTACTGTAGATTACAA ATGCTGGGTGCAAAACTCCAACAATACTTCCATCTGCAGCAACAAACTCTGGTAGAGTTAACTCACGTCAGCATAAGGCATGAAGCTTTGGAATTTGCAGAAAAAGTACTTACACTAAGAG GGCACCATGGTACATGTACGTGTCAAAAACATCAAGTTCAAAACTTCGTGGCATGCTTCCACCCAATGATTAGTCAACATGATATCAAATTTCAAG GAACCATTGGTGCGCATATGCTACTGCCACAAAATCAATTTCCCATCTACTTCTTATTTCAGTCACATGAATGGGATCAATGCAAA CAATTAGCAAGTGCTTCAACATACTAG
- the LOC123060628 gene encoding uncharacterized protein isoform X2 — MKRACVCIRSEGFAVDKLTGLSTPNNGVDPLTCGFCWYQEKEVPFNLQELYQWQRAFLDNDVVLHVCKMQRVKSAQEGILQAATNPILWDRAAAMATRKVGSCFGVWWAAASRPSSNLSYCRLQMLGAKLQQYFHLQQQTLVELTHVSIRHEALEFAEKVLTLRGHHGTCTCQKHQVQNFVACFHPMISQHDIKFQGTIGAHMLLPQNQFPIYFLFQSHEWDQCKVRLHSYSIYYCPNHLS, encoded by the exons ATGAAGAGGGCATGTGTTTGTATTAG ATCAGAAGGTTTTGCAGTTGACAAGCTTACAGGTTTGAGCACCCCGAACAACGGGGTGGACCCTTTGACCTGTGGGTTCTGCTGGTACCAAGAGAAGGAGGTTCCTTTTAACCTGCAGGAGCTCTACCAATGGCAGCGTGCTTTCCTTGACAATGACGTGGTACTGCACGTATGCAAGATGCAGCGAGTGAAATCGGCGCAAGAGGGCATCTTGCAAGCAGCAACAAATCCTATATTATGGGACCGA GCAGCCGCGATGGCCACTAGAAAAGTTGGCTCTTGCTTTGGTGTTTGGTGGGCAGCCGCATCCCGCCCCTCCTCCAACCTGAGCTACTGTAGATTACAA ATGCTGGGTGCAAAACTCCAACAATACTTCCATCTGCAGCAACAAACTCTGGTAGAGTTAACTCACGTCAGCATAAGGCATGAAGCTTTGGAATTTGCAGAAAAAGTACTTACACTAAGAG GGCACCATGGTACATGTACGTGTCAAAAACATCAAGTTCAAAACTTCGTGGCATGCTTCCACCCAATGATTAGTCAACATGATATCAAATTTCAAG GAACCATTGGTGCGCATATGCTACTGCCACAAAATCAATTTCCCATCTACTTCTTATTTCAGTCACATGAATGGGATCAATGCAAAGTAAGATTGCATTCTTATTCCATTTATTATTGCCCAAATCATTTATCATAG